From a region of the Hippopotamus amphibius kiboko isolate mHipAmp2 chromosome 3, mHipAmp2.hap2, whole genome shotgun sequence genome:
- the LOC130849226 gene encoding olfactory receptor 5M8 isoform X1, with protein MPHTQNYTSVTEFILLGLTSSWEVQILFFVLFLAIYVATVAGNLGMIILIQVSARLHTPMYFFLSHLSFVDLCFSSNVTPKMLEVFLSEKKTISYPACLVQCYFFIALVHVEIYILSVMAFDRYMAICNPLLYGSRMSKSMCTSLITGPYVYGALTGLMETMWTYNLTFCGPNAINHFYCADPPLIKVACSDTYNKELSMFVVAGCNLSFSLLIILISYLYIFPAIRSIRSTEGRRKAFSTCGSHLTAVTIFYATLFFMYLRPPSEESVQQGKMVAVFYTTVIPMLNPIIYSLRNTDVKEALFKELSSRKLLSK; from the exons ATGCCTCACACACA AAACTACACATCAGTGACCGAGTTCATTCTCCTTGGACTCACCAGTAGCTGGGAAGTGCAGATTCTCTTCTTCGTGCTGTTTCTGGCCATTTACGTGGCCACGGTGGCAGGGAATCTTGGCATGATCATTCTCATTCAGGTCAGTGCCCGCCTCCACAcgcccatgtactttttcctcagcCACTTATCCTTTGTGGATCTGTGCTTCTCTTCCAACGTGACTCCAAAGATGCTGGAGGTTTtcttatcagagaagaaaaccatTTCCTATCCTGCTTGTCTGGTGCAGTGTTACTTTTTTATTGCCTTGGTCCATGTGGAGATCTACATCCTGTCTGTGATGGCCTTTGATCGGTACATGGCCATCTGCAACCCTCTGCTTTATGGCAGCAGAATGTCCAAAAGCATGTGCACATCCCTCATCACAGGGCCTTATGTGTATGGAGCCCTCACTGGCCTGATGGAGACCATGTGGACCTACAACCTGACCTTCTGTGGCCCCAATGCAATTAATCACTTCTACTGTGCTGACCCACCACTGATTAAGGTGGCTTGTTCTGACACTTACAACAAAGAGTTGTCAATGTTTGTTGTTGCTGGATgtaacctttctttttctctactcaTCATTCTGATTTCTTACCTTTATATTTTTCCTGCTATCCGGAGCATCCGTTCCACAGAAGGCAGGCGCAAAGCTTTCTCTACCTGTGGCTCTCATCTGACAGCTGTCACCATATTCTATGCAACTCTTTTCTTCATGTATCTCAGACCCCCTTCAGAGGAGTCAGTGCAGCAGGGGAAGATGGTGGCTGTGTTTTACACCACAGTGATTCCCATGCTGAACCCCATTATCTACAGTCTAAGGAACACGGATGTGAAAGAAGCTTTGTTCAAAGAACTGTCCAGCAGAAAACTGCTTTCTAAATAA
- the LOC130849226 gene encoding olfactory receptor 5M8 isoform X2 codes for MRRNYTSVTEFILLGLTSSWEVQILFFVLFLAIYVATVAGNLGMIILIQVSARLHTPMYFFLSHLSFVDLCFSSNVTPKMLEVFLSEKKTISYPACLVQCYFFIALVHVEIYILSVMAFDRYMAICNPLLYGSRMSKSMCTSLITGPYVYGALTGLMETMWTYNLTFCGPNAINHFYCADPPLIKVACSDTYNKELSMFVVAGCNLSFSLLIILISYLYIFPAIRSIRSTEGRRKAFSTCGSHLTAVTIFYATLFFMYLRPPSEESVQQGKMVAVFYTTVIPMLNPIIYSLRNTDVKEALFKELSSRKLLSK; via the coding sequence ATGAGAAGAAACTACACATCAGTGACCGAGTTCATTCTCCTTGGACTCACCAGTAGCTGGGAAGTGCAGATTCTCTTCTTCGTGCTGTTTCTGGCCATTTACGTGGCCACGGTGGCAGGGAATCTTGGCATGATCATTCTCATTCAGGTCAGTGCCCGCCTCCACAcgcccatgtactttttcctcagcCACTTATCCTTTGTGGATCTGTGCTTCTCTTCCAACGTGACTCCAAAGATGCTGGAGGTTTtcttatcagagaagaaaaccatTTCCTATCCTGCTTGTCTGGTGCAGTGTTACTTTTTTATTGCCTTGGTCCATGTGGAGATCTACATCCTGTCTGTGATGGCCTTTGATCGGTACATGGCCATCTGCAACCCTCTGCTTTATGGCAGCAGAATGTCCAAAAGCATGTGCACATCCCTCATCACAGGGCCTTATGTGTATGGAGCCCTCACTGGCCTGATGGAGACCATGTGGACCTACAACCTGACCTTCTGTGGCCCCAATGCAATTAATCACTTCTACTGTGCTGACCCACCACTGATTAAGGTGGCTTGTTCTGACACTTACAACAAAGAGTTGTCAATGTTTGTTGTTGCTGGATgtaacctttctttttctctactcaTCATTCTGATTTCTTACCTTTATATTTTTCCTGCTATCCGGAGCATCCGTTCCACAGAAGGCAGGCGCAAAGCTTTCTCTACCTGTGGCTCTCATCTGACAGCTGTCACCATATTCTATGCAACTCTTTTCTTCATGTATCTCAGACCCCCTTCAGAGGAGTCAGTGCAGCAGGGGAAGATGGTGGCTGTGTTTTACACCACAGTGATTCCCATGCTGAACCCCATTATCTACAGTCTAAGGAACACGGATGTGAAAGAAGCTTTGTTCAAAGAACTGTCCAGCAGAAAACTGCTTTCTAAATAA
- the LOC130849715 gene encoding olfactory receptor 1030, translating to MLTPKKVIRGNSTLVTEFVLLGLTDRPDLQPILFMLFLGIYLITVGGNCGMLVLIRRDSRLHTPMYYFLASLSCLDLCYSTNVTPKMLTNFLSENKTISYTACLIQCYFFISMVITEYYILVVMAYDRYMAICNPLLYSSKMSKGVCLRLIAGPYIYGFLTGLMETMHTYRLTFCGSNIINHFYCADPPLIQLSCSNTFIKETSMFVVAGFNLSASLLIILISYIFILIAILKMHSAEGRHKAFSTCGSHLVAVTVFYGTLFCMYVRPPTDKSVEQSKIIAVFYTFVSPMLNPIIYSLRNKDVKQAFQKLIRRNILLK from the coding sequence ATGCTGACACCTAAGAAAGTGATCAGAGGAAATTCCACGCTGGTGACTGAGTTTGTTCTCTTGGGATTAACGGACCGTCCAGATCTTCAGCCCATCCTCTTCATGCTCTTCCTGGGGATCTATTTGATCACTGTGGGAGGGAACTGTGGGATGCTGGTTTTGATCAGGAGAGATTCGCGCCTCCACACCCCTATGTACTACTTTCTGGCCAGTTTGTCCTGCTTGGATTTGTGCTATTCCACTAATGTGACTCCCAAGATGTTGACAAACTTCTTATCTGAGAATAAAACCATTTCCTATACTGCTTGTTTAATCCagtgttattttttcatttccatggtGATCACTGAATATTATATTCTAGTTGTAATGGCTTATGATAGGTACATGGCGATTTGTAATCCTTTGCTTTATAGCAGCAAGATGTCCAAAGGGGTCTGTCTTCGCCTGATTGCTGGTCCATATATCTATGGGTTCCTTACTGGCCTGATGGAAACCATGCACACATATCGCTTGACCTTCTGTGGCTCGAATATCATTAATCACTTCTATTGTGCTGACCCACCCCTCATCCAACTCTCCTGCTCCAACACTTTCATTAAGGAGACATCCATGTTTGTGGTGGCAGGGTTTAacctctctgcctcccttctcATAATCCTCATCTCCTACATCTTCATTCTCATTGCCATCCTGAAGATGCATTCTGCTGAAGGCAGGCACAAAGCTTTTTCTACCTGTGGGTCGCATCTGGTGGCAGTGACTGTGTTTTATGGGACCCTGTTCTGCATGTATGTTAGACCTCCCACAGACAAGTCAGTGGAGCAGTCCAAAATCATTGCTGTTTTCTACACTTTTGTAAGTCCTATGTTGAACCCCATCATTTATAGTCTGAGGAACAAGGATGTGAAACAAGCTTTTCAGAAATTGATCAGAAGGAATATACTTTTGAAGTAA
- the LOC130848677 gene encoding LOW QUALITY PROTEIN: olfactory receptor 5M11-like (The sequence of the model RefSeq protein was modified relative to this genomic sequence to represent the inferred CDS: inserted 2 bases in 2 codons): MPLSNSSTLRDFILLGLTNCPELQPLLFVLFLVVHLVTLLGNLGLMVLIRLDSCLQKPMYFFLTHLALVDLCYTSNATPQMLTNLVSKGKTITFAGCFIQCCFFITLLLTELYMLAAMAYDCYVAICNPLHYSVKMXRRVCISLATFPYVYGFSDGLFQAILTFRLTFYRSNIINHFYCADPPLIKLSCSNTHVKELAVLLSSGFNLSNSLSIILVSYVFIIAATLRIKSAEGRCKAFSTCGFHVMVVTLFYRTLFCMYVRPPTDKTVEDSKIIAVFYTFVSPALNPLXYSLQNKDVKQALRRLLRRNMVTKLAMPPISSKP, translated from the exons ATGCCCCTCAGCAATAGCAGTACACTAAGAGACTTCATTCTCCTGGGGCTCACAAATTGCCCagaactccagcctctcctcttTGTGCTGTTTCTGGTTGTTCACCTCGTCACCCTCCTAGGCAACCTGGGCTTGATGGTATTAATCAGACTGGACTCTTGCCTTCAGAagcccatgtacttcttcctcactcATTTAGCCCTTGTAGACTTGTGCTATACCTCGAACGCAACTCCACAGATGCTGACTAATCTGGTATCAAAGGGGAAGACCATCACCTTTGCTGGCTGCTTTATACAATGTTGCTTTTTCATAACACTTCTCCTCACTGAGCTCTACATGCTGGCAGCAATGGCCTATGACTGCTATGTGGCCATATGCAACCCTCTGCACTACAGTGTGAAGA TCAGGCGTGTCTGCATAAGCTTAGCCACATTTCCTTATGTCTATGGCTTCTCAGATGGGTTGTTCCAGGCCATCCTGACCTTCCGCCTGACCTTCTATAGATCTAACATCATCAACCACTTCTACTGTGCTGACCCACCACTCATTAAGCTTTCTTGCTCCAATACTCATGTCAAAGAGCTTGCCGTGCTCTTATCATCAGGCTTCAACCTCTCCAACTCCCTCTCCATCATCCTGGTGTCTTATGTCTTCATTATTGCCGCCACCCTCAGGATCAAATCAGCAGAGGGAAGGTGCAAGGCATTCTCCACCTGTGGTTTCCATGTGATGGTTGTAACCCTATTCTATAGGACCCTCTTCTGCATGTATGTAAGACCACCAACAGATAAGACTGTTGAGGACTCCAAGATTATAGCTGTCTTCTACACCTTTGTAAGTCCAGCACTTAATCCCT ATTATAGTCTGCAGAACAAAGATGTAAAACAAGCATTGAGGAGACTCCTCCGAAGAAATATGGTCACTAAGTTGGCAATGCCTCCAATTTCCAGTAAACCGTAA